In Eucalyptus grandis isolate ANBG69807.140 chromosome 4, ASM1654582v1, whole genome shotgun sequence, the following proteins share a genomic window:
- the LOC120292527 gene encoding uncharacterized protein LOC120292527, whose protein sequence is MSSRLPCVARPSSLSQLLSMEPTFFEKFKTWFGLQDESARNIILGVATLIATATYQAALSPPGGYWQDNSSNPTANSTVVTANSSSIVEKPHKAGDIILSGSKLHVFTTLNGLVFLVSISTIWITAIPSLPHTLPVYLLIMFLSVAYYFTATISYPKSDAAAGFFEVVFYMSSVGLVLVVPMILWSKYYIYKIRLQKEAARRRVRDFS, encoded by the coding sequence ATGTCGAGCCGCTTACCATGTGTAGCAAGACCATCTTCTCTATCACAGTTATTAAGCATGGAACCAACTTTCTTTGAGAAGTTTAAAACTTGGTTCGGCCTCCAAGATGAATCTGCTCGGAATATAATCCTTGGAGTAGCTACCTTAATTGCGACTGCCACTTACCAAGCCGCGCTGAGTCCTCCGGGAGGATATTGGCAGGATAACTCTTCAAATCCCACAGCCAATTCCACTGTCGTCACTGCCAATTCCAGCAGCATTGTTGAAAAACCACATAAAGCCGGAGACATTATCCTGAGCGGCTCGAAACTACATGTGTTCACGACCCTCAACGGTCTGGTGTTTTTGGTCTCCATCAGCACAATCTGGATCACCGCTATTCCCTCATTGCCCCACACTCTTCCGGTTTACTTACTGATTATGTTTCTCAGTGTTGCCTACTATTTTACCGCTACAATCTCATACCCGAAATCCGATGCGGCCGCGGGATTCTTCGAAGTTGTATTTTATATGAGCTCGGTGGGTCTCGTGTTGGTGGTCCCCATGATCTTGTGGTCGAAATACTACATATACAAAATCCGACTCCAAAAAGAAGCCGCACGGAGACGCGTCCGCGACTTCTCCTAG
- the LOC104442923 gene encoding ankyrin repeat-containing protein BDA1: MGKSLAKKGEQEARESQLQHAIANDDVDELHDLIVKEQALLDRVSKHPFPDTPLHLAAKAGKTQVAMEIAILKPSFAWKLNPEVDPSSRTIGITPLHYVAKKKETDELELLAEFLCACKSSIKDLTSQCETAVHIAIKNHNLKAFKVLFRWLKRVHLMDILAQEDQDGNTVYDIASTMEPQPEELKIRDVRNIQREEMNGIT; the protein is encoded by the exons ATGGGCAAGAGTCTAgccaaaaaaggagaacaagagGCTAGGGAGTCTCAGCTTCAACATGCAATAGCaaatgatgatgttgatgagCTACATGACTTAATTGTGAAGGAGCAAGCGCTCTTAGATCGCGTATCTAAGCACCCTTTCCCAGATACTCCTCTACATCTTGCTGCCAAAGCCGGAAAAACCCAAGTGGCCATGGAGATAGCCATCTTGAAGCCATCATTTGCTTGGAAGCTAAATCCAGAGG TTGATCCGAGTTCGAGGACAATTGGGATCACTCCTTTGCATTATGTCGCCAAGAAGAAGGAGACAGATGAGCTGGAGCTCTTGGCCGAATTCCTATGTGCTTGTAAATCGTCTATCAAAGACTTGACGAGCCAATGCGAGACCGCGGTTCACATTGCCATCAAGAACCACAACCTCAAAGCATTCAAGGTTTTGTTTAGATGGCTTAAGCGGGTCCATCTAATGGATATCTTAGCCCAGGAAGACCAAGATGGTAACACCGTCTATGATATTGCTTCAACCATGGAGCCGCAACCTGAG GAGTTGAAAATACGTGATGTTAGAAACATTCAAAGAGAGGAGATGAATGGGATCACCTAA